One window of Akkermansia biwaensis genomic DNA carries:
- a CDS encoding arsenate reductase family protein, which yields MSCLFIEYPKCTTCQKAKKWLDEQGVSYEDRHIVEQNPTKEELLAWIRDSGLPSRKFFNTSGLMYKNLGLKDKLPCMSLEEQAALLATNGMLVKRPILIVNGRICVGFKADEWKAALHP from the coding sequence ATGTCTTGCCTGTTTATCGAATATCCCAAGTGCACGACCTGCCAGAAAGCCAAGAAATGGCTTGATGAACAAGGTGTTTCCTATGAAGACCGCCACATCGTGGAACAGAATCCCACGAAGGAGGAACTTCTCGCATGGATCCGGGACAGCGGGCTGCCATCCAGGAAGTTTTTCAATACCAGCGGCCTGATGTACAAGAATCTGGGGCTGAAGGACAAGCTTCCCTGCATGAGCCTGGAGGAGCAAGCGGCTCTGCTGGCGACCAACGGCATGCTGGTGAAGCGGCCCATTTTAATTGTCAACGGGCGTATCTGCGTCGGCTTCAAGGCCGATGAGTGGAAAGCCGCCCTCCATCCCTGA
- a CDS encoding ion transporter, translating to MPLITRTKEGAANFGPWENVVRVLILVWFVLYTLNAIPDVHPMVGRIAGKVNNWISYFFVFEYILRVLCAKPRRMYVFSGMGILDFIVCLPFLSMFFGADWQVLYSLRLVRVLAIFKLARFNKTAASFKRAFYLIRDEFFLFFSVILFMLYVTSLGIYIAEHEAQPEKFRSFFDALWFAVETLSTVGYGDLVPITAMGRIFTGVIMFIAVSIIAISTGLITSAFSRVWQEENIFPRHRRSAATKAPATAESDKPETGN from the coding sequence ATGCCCCTGATTACCCGCACGAAGGAAGGCGCAGCCAATTTCGGCCCCTGGGAGAATGTCGTCCGGGTGCTGATCCTGGTCTGGTTTGTCCTGTACACGTTGAATGCCATTCCGGACGTTCATCCCATGGTGGGGAGGATTGCCGGCAAGGTGAATAATTGGATCAGCTATTTCTTCGTTTTTGAATACATTCTGCGGGTATTGTGCGCCAAGCCGCGCAGGATGTATGTGTTCAGCGGCATGGGGATTCTGGATTTCATTGTCTGCCTGCCGTTCCTGAGCATGTTTTTCGGGGCGGACTGGCAGGTGCTGTATTCCCTCCGGCTTGTCCGGGTACTGGCCATTTTCAAGCTGGCGCGCTTTAATAAAACCGCCGCCAGTTTCAAGAGGGCCTTTTACCTGATCCGGGACGAGTTTTTCCTGTTCTTTTCCGTCATCCTGTTCATGCTGTATGTGACCTCCCTGGGGATTTACATTGCGGAGCACGAGGCCCAGCCGGAAAAGTTCAGATCGTTTTTCGACGCCCTCTGGTTTGCCGTGGAAACCCTGAGTACGGTGGGATACGGAGACTTGGTGCCGATTACGGCGATGGGGCGCATTTTTACCGGGGTGATCATGTTCATCGCCGTGTCCATCATTGCCATTTCAACGGGCCTGATTACTTCCGCCTTTTCCCGCGTCTGGCAGGAGGAGAATATTTTCCCGCGCCATCGCAGGAGTGCCGCAACCAAAGCGCCGGCTACCGCGGAGAGTGACAAGCCGGAAACGGGGAATTAG